The Corynebacterium renale genome includes a region encoding these proteins:
- a CDS encoding DNA-3-methyladenine glycosylase I encodes MTNHSDGTVIGTDGLARPPWAAQSPLLREYYDTEWGMPVHDETELFERLVLESFQAGMSWAIILRKREAFRTAFDGFDPDTVALFDDTKVANLMSNEGIVRNERKIRAAITNAQATIALREEGGLDTFLWSFKPAETPAPRTMEEVPNRSPESEAMAKQLKKRGFTFVGPVSCFALMEAIGIVDTHLVGSYRRGSSGVWA; translated from the coding sequence ATGACAAATCACAGTGACGGAACAGTAATTGGAACCGACGGCCTCGCCCGTCCACCGTGGGCAGCACAATCTCCCCTGCTGCGGGAATACTACGACACCGAATGGGGCATGCCCGTTCACGACGAAACAGAACTATTCGAACGCCTGGTCCTGGAAAGCTTCCAGGCAGGGATGTCGTGGGCCATCATCCTGCGCAAACGCGAGGCCTTCCGCACCGCCTTCGACGGCTTTGACCCGGACACTGTTGCGCTTTTCGACGACACCAAGGTCGCAAACCTCATGTCCAACGAAGGTATCGTGCGCAACGAACGCAAAATCCGTGCCGCAATCACCAACGCCCAAGCAACAATCGCCCTGCGCGAAGAAGGCGGCTTGGACACGTTTCTCTGGTCTTTCAAGCCTGCCGAAACCCCGGCCCCGCGCACCATGGAAGAAGTGCCGAACCGCAGCCCCGAATCCGAGGCCATGGCGAAGCAACTGAAGAAACGCGGCTTCACCTTCGTGGGCCCAGTCTCCTGCTTCGCGCTAATGGAAGCTATCGGGATCGTTGACACCCACTTGGTGGGTTCGTACCGCCGCGGAAGTTCCGGGGTGTGGGCATAA
- a CDS encoding DoxX family protein — MDKPVVRDGALLLIRVVVGIVFVAHGWNIFFVAGITETTGQFSAWGVPQPGLSAWIAGLGQLLGGALLVVGLLTTIIAGALALLTACALYFVHLGSGFFATDGGIEYPAVLLASLLMIVVFGSGRASVDAALTR, encoded by the coding sequence ATGGATAAGCCTGTTGTGCGCGATGGTGCCCTCCTGCTCATACGAGTCGTGGTGGGCATCGTTTTTGTGGCACACGGCTGGAATATCTTCTTCGTCGCAGGTATCACCGAAACCACCGGCCAGTTCTCCGCATGGGGAGTACCACAGCCGGGTCTTTCCGCATGGATTGCTGGCTTGGGGCAACTGTTAGGTGGAGCGTTGCTGGTAGTGGGGCTCTTAACGACGATCATCGCAGGTGCCCTAGCGCTGCTGACCGCATGTGCGCTGTACTTTGTGCACCTTGGTTCCGGTTTTTTCGCGACCGATGGGGGTATAGAATACCCGGCGGTGCTGCTTGCGAGCCTGCTGATGATCGTGGTGTTCGGCTCTGGTCGGGCTAGTGTTGACGCCGCATTGACCCGCTAA
- a CDS encoding GNAT family N-acetyltransferase has translation MLNFLGLNSARISRPATGAPNPLHPGWAEATRAVVTQSGRSVRLRPLLRRDGRDWAQQRILDEAILRPVEPTVEEPWEVAHSRAAYLNLWAYLRKSALEGDVVPLVVEVDGHFAGQITVGNIQRGATSSAWIGYWVYSGVSGQGVATAACALATDHAFQRCGLHRLTATYLEANQASGTVLARNGYRREGFLRRNLHIDGRWQDHHLVAITAEDFATSCVDRLKVAGFLRG, from the coding sequence ATGTTGAATTTTCTTGGGCTGAACTCAGCCCGTATTTCCCGGCCGGCTACGGGCGCGCCGAATCCTTTACACCCCGGGTGGGCGGAGGCGACGCGGGCCGTCGTTACGCAATCGGGCAGGTCGGTTCGGCTGCGCCCACTTTTGCGTCGCGACGGCCGCGATTGGGCCCAGCAACGCATCCTTGATGAAGCTATCCTGCGGCCTGTGGAGCCTACTGTCGAGGAGCCGTGGGAGGTTGCTCATTCCCGGGCTGCGTACCTGAACCTGTGGGCGTATCTGCGTAAAAGTGCCCTCGAAGGGGACGTAGTTCCGCTGGTGGTGGAGGTTGACGGCCATTTTGCCGGCCAGATTACGGTGGGCAATATTCAGCGGGGCGCGACGTCGTCGGCCTGGATTGGGTACTGGGTCTATTCCGGAGTGAGTGGCCAGGGTGTAGCGACGGCCGCGTGTGCGCTGGCCACGGATCACGCGTTTCAACGCTGCGGCCTCCACCGGTTGACGGCCACGTACTTGGAGGCGAACCAGGCGTCCGGCACGGTGCTGGCACGTAACGGTTACCGCCGGGAAGGTTTCCTGCGCCGGAACCTGCATATCGACGGCCGCTGGCAGGACCACCACCTGGTTGCAATAACCGCTGAGGATTTTGCCACGTCATGCGTAGACCGCCTGAAAGTGGCGGGTTTTCTGCGCGGATAG
- a CDS encoding UTP--glucose-1-phosphate uridylyltransferase, whose product MSTPIDQHPHLVKTVVVPAAGLGTRFLPATKTVPKELLPVVDTPGIEMIADEAADLGATRLAIITSPGKDGVLEHFKPEPELEETLKARGKDEQLAKVRHSSHLINVEPVIQDKPLGLGHAVGLAEEVLDDDEDVVAVMLPDDVVMPSGIVEQMAAVRKEFGGSVLCAVEVPEDHVSNYGIFEVEEVGRDDVRKVTGMVEKPDLEDAPSNLAATGRYLLDRAIFDALRRITPGKGGELQLTDAIALLISEGHPVHIVIHTGKRHDLGNPAGYIPACVDFGLHHPKYGPGLLRDIKKIIADFEAEQN is encoded by the coding sequence ATGAGTACTCCCATTGACCAGCACCCCCATTTGGTGAAAACTGTTGTGGTTCCTGCGGCCGGCCTGGGCACCCGTTTTCTCCCCGCGACGAAGACCGTTCCTAAGGAGCTGCTCCCGGTTGTGGATACGCCGGGTATTGAAATGATTGCTGACGAAGCCGCAGATCTTGGGGCCACCCGCTTAGCAATTATCACCTCTCCTGGGAAGGACGGAGTGCTGGAGCACTTCAAGCCAGAACCTGAGTTGGAAGAAACCCTTAAGGCGCGCGGTAAGGATGAGCAACTTGCTAAGGTGCGCCATTCCTCCCACCTCATCAACGTGGAGCCGGTCATCCAGGACAAGCCCTTGGGGCTCGGCCACGCGGTCGGGTTGGCTGAAGAAGTGCTCGACGATGATGAAGACGTCGTCGCAGTGATGCTTCCCGACGACGTCGTGATGCCTAGCGGAATCGTGGAGCAGATGGCAGCTGTCCGCAAGGAGTTCGGCGGATCGGTCTTGTGTGCCGTCGAGGTTCCGGAAGACCACGTCTCCAATTACGGAATCTTCGAAGTCGAGGAAGTTGGCCGTGACGACGTCCGCAAAGTTACCGGCATGGTCGAAAAGCCGGACCTGGAGGACGCGCCGTCGAACCTGGCTGCCACCGGCCGTTACCTGCTTGACCGGGCTATTTTCGATGCGCTTCGCCGCATCACCCCAGGTAAGGGCGGGGAACTGCAGCTTACCGACGCCATCGCGTTGCTCATCAGCGAAGGCCACCCAGTCCACATTGTCATCCACACCGGCAAGCGCCATGACCTGGGCAACCCGGCTGGGTACATTCCTGCCTGCGTGGACTTTGGCCTGCACCACCCGAAGTATGGCCCGGGCCTGCTGCGCGATATTAAGAAAATTATCGCGGACTTCGAGGCCGAACAGAACTAA
- the sepX gene encoding divisome protein SepX/GlpR has product MLSGGVIILLIIVVWLFVLAPLLMRGTKPIRKSGEAYEETRVLHHGGTELPAELSREMQRRAVPETAKTTTPEDVAADQDYEVVSEEDIIIDDLDTAEPVEEPQETVFTARSRVDSAPEAQPDVIDGDIVHELVTAPTAEQDDTPEATEAPETGDFFAEVEIAEGGYDYDSAYLDPDDLLYENTRGVRAVDAPALEEEAPELHDDEPVESYDELSADERAFAEKRARRGGWDPEAAQAHSASTYQRRRRTLVGLAAAIVLGFILGFAVGGWTWWIPTLAVVATAVYLVALRKQVQEETALRRRRIHHLRRARLGVASRDAHELNIPRQLRHPGAVVVDRDDESPDFAHLEVATYQDEHGDHDPGVGGDHHPGLRVAG; this is encoded by the coding sequence GTGCTGTCTGGTGGCGTCATCATCCTTTTAATTATTGTGGTCTGGCTGTTTGTGCTGGCACCGCTACTTATGCGTGGCACCAAACCGATCCGGAAGTCGGGTGAAGCGTACGAGGAGACGCGCGTCCTCCACCACGGTGGCACGGAATTGCCTGCGGAGCTCTCCCGTGAGATGCAGCGTCGCGCTGTACCGGAGACTGCGAAAACTACCACCCCTGAGGACGTAGCCGCAGATCAGGATTATGAGGTGGTGTCGGAAGAGGACATCATCATCGACGACCTCGACACCGCAGAGCCCGTCGAGGAGCCGCAGGAGACCGTGTTCACGGCGCGCTCCCGCGTGGACTCTGCCCCGGAGGCACAGCCGGATGTTATCGACGGCGACATCGTTCACGAGCTCGTCACCGCCCCCACTGCGGAGCAGGACGATACCCCCGAAGCTACTGAGGCGCCCGAGACGGGTGACTTCTTCGCCGAGGTGGAGATTGCCGAGGGCGGCTACGACTACGACTCGGCCTACCTGGATCCCGACGACCTGCTGTACGAAAACACCCGCGGCGTGCGCGCAGTAGACGCCCCAGCTCTGGAAGAAGAAGCCCCAGAGCTGCACGACGACGAGCCCGTGGAATCCTACGACGAGCTTTCCGCAGACGAGCGCGCCTTCGCCGAAAAGCGCGCGCGCCGTGGTGGCTGGGACCCCGAAGCTGCGCAGGCGCATTCAGCGTCGACGTACCAGCGCCGTCGCCGGACCCTCGTGGGCTTGGCCGCTGCGATTGTTCTTGGTTTTATCCTTGGCTTCGCGGTCGGCGGCTGGACGTGGTGGATCCCAACTCTGGCTGTCGTGGCTACCGCGGTGTACTTGGTCGCCCTGCGTAAGCAGGTTCAGGAAGAGACTGCTTTACGACGCCGCCGCATCCACCACCTGCGCCGCGCTCGTCTTGGCGTGGCCAGCCGGGACGCCCACGAACTGAATATTCCCCGCCAGTTGCGGCACCCTGGCGCGGTGGTTGTGGACCGTGACGACGAAAGCCCTGACTTCGCCCATCTTGAGGTAGCTACGTACCAAGATGAGCACGGCGATCACGATCCTGGCGTCGGCGGAGACCATCACCCAGGTCTGCGCGTCGCAGGTTAA
- the glp gene encoding molybdotransferase-like divisome protein Glp encodes MRSVEEQLALITAAAVHPEPVRIAIVDALGLMCAEDIEASADLPGFAQAAIDGYAVRAVDVGGEVGISNRNQPETQSGGRALEPVERSLPVVGEVAAGSQTPLRLQPKQAVRVHTGAPLPTLADAVLPLGWSDRGRNRVVATRAVRSGDFVRRPGDDISRGDLAVSAGSVLGAAQIGLLAAAGRSHVLVYPKPRVSIISVGAELVDVHRTPALGQVFDVNSYSLSAAAREAGADVHRVGIAAGEPRRLREVIEAQMMRSEAIVIAGAVGGSGSRVVRDILNELGDIDTTRVAVHPGSVQGFGVLGENKTPVFLLPSNPVSALVGFEVFVRPLIRLALGKRNYTRRTVRARALNHITSRIGRRGYIRARLMRDAHTQDYLVEGLGGATGAPAHLLAGLAEANALILIPEDAPEIRPGDIVDVMFLAQGTGR; translated from the coding sequence GTGCGATCAGTTGAAGAACAACTTGCGCTGATTACCGCTGCGGCGGTTCACCCGGAGCCGGTCCGCATTGCCATCGTCGATGCCCTGGGGCTGATGTGCGCAGAAGATATTGAAGCTTCCGCCGACCTGCCTGGCTTCGCCCAAGCCGCTATCGACGGCTATGCCGTGCGCGCCGTGGACGTGGGCGGGGAAGTAGGCATCTCTAACCGCAACCAGCCCGAGACCCAGTCGGGTGGGCGCGCCCTCGAACCGGTCGAGCGTTCCCTCCCCGTCGTTGGTGAGGTGGCCGCGGGATCCCAGACTCCGTTGCGTTTGCAGCCGAAGCAGGCGGTCCGGGTGCATACCGGCGCTCCTCTTCCCACGCTTGCCGACGCCGTCCTACCCCTCGGGTGGTCTGACCGCGGCCGGAACCGTGTCGTGGCCACGCGTGCTGTGCGTTCGGGGGACTTCGTACGCCGCCCGGGTGATGATATTTCCCGCGGGGACCTTGCGGTAAGCGCCGGTTCGGTGCTGGGGGCTGCGCAGATTGGGTTGCTCGCCGCGGCTGGTCGTTCTCATGTGCTCGTGTACCCGAAGCCGCGTGTATCCATTATTTCCGTGGGGGCCGAGCTGGTGGATGTGCACCGTACTCCGGCGTTGGGGCAGGTTTTTGACGTCAACTCGTATTCCCTGTCGGCCGCCGCGCGGGAGGCGGGCGCCGACGTACACCGGGTGGGTATCGCGGCAGGTGAGCCACGTCGGCTGCGCGAGGTCATTGAGGCGCAGATGATGCGCAGCGAAGCCATCGTGATCGCGGGTGCCGTCGGGGGCTCGGGTTCGCGCGTGGTCCGTGACATCCTCAACGAACTCGGCGATATTGACACCACCCGCGTCGCCGTCCACCCAGGTTCCGTCCAAGGCTTCGGTGTGTTGGGCGAAAACAAGACGCCGGTTTTCCTCCTGCCGTCGAATCCGGTGTCTGCGCTGGTGGGCTTTGAGGTGTTCGTGCGCCCGCTGATTCGTCTCGCGTTGGGGAAGCGGAATTACACGCGCCGGACCGTGCGTGCTCGTGCGCTCAACCACATCACCAGCAGGATTGGTCGGCGTGGTTACATTCGTGCCCGCCTCATGCGGGATGCGCACACTCAGGATTACCTTGTCGAAGGTTTAGGCGGGGCCACAGGTGCCCCAGCACACCTGCTTGCTGGCCTGGCGGAAGCCAACGCGCTGATTCTCATCCCAGAGGATGCCCCGGAGATTCGTCCTGGCGATATCGTGGACGTCATGTTCCTCGCGCAGGGCACCGGCCGCTAA
- a CDS encoding zf-HC2 domain-containing protein: MISHDDVQADISARLDGEPGTIPDDVFEAHLAACPTCTGFFHRAQTLQQALGGPAEHRTDLTDTILEQVEPQWRKATGSRVVSRTVSRLAVIATAVGFVVWAILMLIDTAGLVPAVMGKDQVLPLEADPVLANTLAQGAAVRMATALALFFGAWRPRLLPGLLPLLCGWFMFSFGFGMRDILLGLGTQAQYLQLLFLGFSAGAAGWCWWAHRPRRI, encoded by the coding sequence ATGATTTCACACGATGACGTGCAAGCCGACATTTCCGCACGCCTCGACGGTGAACCTGGCACTATTCCCGACGACGTATTCGAAGCACACCTCGCCGCCTGCCCCACGTGCACTGGGTTCTTTCACCGGGCGCAGACTCTGCAGCAGGCGCTTGGCGGCCCAGCGGAACACCGCACTGATCTCACGGACACAATCCTGGAACAGGTGGAACCGCAGTGGCGGAAGGCAACAGGTTCGCGTGTGGTTAGCCGGACGGTATCGCGCTTGGCAGTTATCGCTACGGCGGTGGGTTTCGTGGTGTGGGCGATCCTCATGCTCATCGATACCGCAGGGTTAGTACCCGCAGTGATGGGTAAAGACCAGGTACTTCCACTCGAAGCTGATCCCGTGTTGGCCAATACCTTGGCACAAGGTGCGGCTGTGCGGATGGCCACCGCGCTGGCCCTGTTTTTCGGAGCCTGGCGCCCACGCCTCTTGCCGGGCCTACTTCCGCTTCTGTGCGGTTGGTTTATGTTTAGCTTCGGGTTCGGGATGCGTGACATCCTTCTGGGCCTGGGTACGCAAGCGCAGTACCTGCAGTTGCTTTTCCTCGGGTTTTCTGCCGGAGCAGCCGGGTGGTGCTGGTGGGCGCACCGCCCGCGGCGTATCTAA
- a CDS encoding 5-formyltetrahydrofolate cyclo-ligase has translation MDKSTLRSELRQLRATPRPLADATLSSHCANFIAELGMERPRVAAYVPLDGEPGGQALLPALRATGAELYLPVALPGDTLKWALDTGYLKPGYQGISEPDSQRLPSSLLETCDLVLVPSLGVGAQGHRLGQGGGFYDRTWAAIPTPPRAVAVVYSNEYPVDFNAEPHDMQVSGVITDEGVTLLEP, from the coding sequence ATGGATAAAAGCACTCTCCGATCCGAGCTACGTCAACTGCGCGCTACCCCACGCCCGCTTGCCGACGCCACCCTCTCCTCCCATTGCGCAAACTTTATAGCTGAGCTGGGCATGGAACGGCCACGCGTAGCCGCCTACGTCCCCCTCGACGGCGAACCCGGCGGCCAGGCACTGCTTCCCGCCTTGCGCGCCACGGGCGCTGAACTCTACCTTCCCGTGGCCCTACCCGGCGACACCCTGAAATGGGCACTCGACACCGGGTACCTCAAGCCCGGCTACCAAGGCATCTCCGAACCAGACTCGCAGCGGCTGCCTTCTTCTCTTTTAGAAACGTGCGATCTGGTCCTTGTGCCCTCCCTCGGCGTGGGGGCGCAGGGCCACAGGCTAGGACAAGGGGGCGGATTCTATGACCGCACCTGGGCCGCCATCCCCACCCCGCCGCGGGCCGTCGCGGTAGTGTACTCCAACGAATACCCCGTCGACTTCAACGCCGAACCCCACGACATGCAGGTCAGCGGCGTGATTACCGACGAAGGCGTCACCCTCCTGGAACCATAA
- a CDS encoding BCCT family transporter: MTNRDHNSDEPQKDELSDPSVKDLSGEPVAMAETRQVPEGFNTDAVDQPSATEELAAMLEGQHAISTTLDKGEEEVELASESDSDKINWPVVLIAGFIVLATVAWGLGAPESFGNFASNAIDIVMTNFGWAFVLFGTVFVVFVICIALSNFGTIRLGRSDEEPEFRTVSWIAMMFAAGMGIGLMFYGASEPLTFYRQGVPGRISEDVSSSMASAMFHWTLHPWAIYAIVGMAIAYSTFRIGRRQLISSAFIPLIGERAAEGWPGRIIDILSIFATVFGTACSLGLGALQIGAGLSASGIIESPSEWVIIGIVSVLTLCFILSAISGVGKGIQYLSNANMVLAAFLAIFVFVFGPTLAVLNLIPGSVGAYLSDFFTMASRTATNSDGEWLQSWTIFYWAWWISWSPFVGMFLARISRGRTIREFCISVLLIPAGVSTVWFAIFGGTAITMEREGNSIWGDGSAEGQLFNLLHNMPGGTILGWVAVVLLATFFITSADSASTVMGSMSQFGRADARPVVSAVWGFLTALIGLTLLIGGGDDALSNLQNVTIVAATPFLVIVILLMFAIVKDLRNDVIYLDYREQQEFGRRLARERRIHKENQRREENLRRRKARAARAARTPKRK, from the coding sequence ATGACTAACCGTGACCATAATTCTGATGAGCCGCAAAAGGATGAGTTAAGCGACCCGTCAGTGAAGGATCTGTCGGGAGAACCGGTAGCCATGGCGGAGACCCGCCAGGTGCCGGAAGGGTTCAATACGGACGCCGTTGATCAACCTTCGGCTACCGAGGAACTTGCCGCAATGCTGGAGGGCCAGCATGCGATTAGCACCACCCTGGACAAGGGTGAAGAAGAGGTTGAACTGGCCTCTGAGTCCGATTCGGACAAGATTAATTGGCCAGTCGTTCTCATTGCCGGCTTTATTGTCTTGGCAACTGTTGCCTGGGGCTTGGGCGCGCCAGAGTCCTTTGGCAACTTCGCGTCGAACGCGATTGACATCGTGATGACGAACTTTGGCTGGGCATTCGTTCTGTTCGGTACCGTGTTCGTAGTCTTTGTCATCTGTATCGCGCTGAGTAACTTCGGCACAATCAGGCTTGGGCGTTCCGACGAAGAGCCCGAGTTCCGCACGGTGTCGTGGATCGCGATGATGTTCGCAGCCGGCATGGGCATTGGTCTGATGTTCTACGGCGCGTCCGAGCCACTGACCTTCTACCGTCAAGGTGTTCCTGGGCGGATTAGTGAGGATGTTTCCTCGTCGATGGCATCGGCGATGTTCCACTGGACGCTGCACCCGTGGGCTATCTACGCCATCGTCGGCATGGCTATTGCGTACTCGACGTTCCGTATTGGTCGTCGCCAGCTGATTTCTTCCGCGTTTATCCCGCTGATCGGTGAGCGCGCTGCGGAGGGCTGGCCAGGACGCATCATCGACATCCTGTCGATTTTTGCAACCGTCTTCGGTACCGCATGTTCACTGGGTCTGGGCGCACTGCAGATTGGTGCTGGCCTTTCGGCATCCGGCATCATTGAAAGCCCGTCTGAGTGGGTCATCATCGGCATCGTTTCCGTCTTGACCCTGTGCTTTATCTTGTCTGCAATCTCTGGTGTGGGCAAGGGTATCCAGTACCTCTCTAACGCCAACATGGTCCTGGCAGCATTCCTGGCGATCTTCGTGTTCGTCTTCGGCCCAACGCTGGCTGTTCTAAACCTGATCCCAGGTTCCGTTGGCGCGTACCTGTCGGATTTCTTCACCATGGCTTCGCGCACCGCGACGAACTCCGATGGTGAGTGGCTGCAGAGCTGGACCATCTTCTACTGGGCATGGTGGATTTCGTGGTCCCCATTCGTGGGCATGTTCTTGGCTCGTATTTCCCGTGGCCGTACGATCCGCGAATTCTGCATCAGCGTCTTGCTGATTCCAGCTGGTGTCTCCACCGTGTGGTTTGCCATCTTCGGTGGTACCGCGATCACGATGGAGCGCGAAGGCAACTCCATCTGGGGTGACGGTTCGGCAGAAGGCCAGCTGTTCAACCTGCTGCACAACATGCCCGGTGGCACGATCCTGGGTTGGGTCGCCGTGGTCTTGCTGGCTACGTTCTTCATCACCTCTGCTGACTCCGCGTCCACGGTCATGGGTTCGATGTCCCAGTTCGGTCGCGCTGATGCCCGCCCTGTGGTCTCGGCAGTGTGGGGTTTCCTCACGGCCCTGATCGGCCTGACCCTACTTATCGGTGGTGGCGACGACGCCCTGTCGAACCTGCAAAACGTCACCATTGTCGCGGCAACGCCATTCTTGGTGATCGTCATCTTGCTCATGTTCGCCATCGTCAAGGACTTGCGTAACGACGTCATCTACCTGGACTACCGCGAACAGCAAGAATTCGGCCGCCGTCTTGCCCGCGAGCGCCGTATCCACAAGGAAAACCAGCGTCGTGAAGAAAACCTACGCCGCCGGAAAGCCCGTGCTGCTCGCGCTGCACGTACCCCGAAGCGGAAGTAA
- the rsmI gene encoding 16S rRNA (cytidine(1402)-2'-O)-methyltransferase has protein sequence MSETKMPGIADIELPRGVIVAATPLGNIGDASVRLQAGLARANVIAAEDTRRTRALAAALGVEITGRVVSNFDHNEEERVAALLDDARRGTVLVVTDAGMPVVSDPGLALVDAALEAGIPVTCFPGPSAVPTALALSGLSVGSFIFDAFAPRKEGQKRTWLEGFIHERRAVCFFESPHRIAATLELAAEVLGPQRRAAVCRELTKTYEEVRRGTLAELAQWASEARGEITVVIDGADPHAAEADEADLVALALDKAAAGVRLKAAVKEIAAQYKVPTRELYDAAVAAQKDQKGDGD, from the coding sequence ATGAGTGAGACGAAGATGCCCGGAATTGCAGATATCGAGCTTCCCCGCGGGGTCATCGTTGCCGCGACACCGCTCGGAAATATTGGCGACGCCTCCGTGCGCCTGCAGGCCGGGCTGGCGCGTGCCAACGTGATTGCCGCCGAAGATACGCGGCGCACGCGTGCCCTAGCTGCGGCGTTAGGGGTAGAGATTACCGGGCGTGTGGTCTCTAATTTTGATCACAATGAAGAAGAGCGTGTCGCAGCACTGCTTGACGACGCCCGCCGCGGCACCGTGCTCGTGGTCACGGATGCAGGTATGCCGGTGGTTTCTGATCCTGGCTTGGCCCTGGTTGATGCTGCGCTGGAAGCAGGAATTCCCGTGACGTGTTTCCCGGGGCCTTCTGCCGTACCGACAGCCCTGGCGCTGTCCGGTTTATCGGTGGGCTCTTTTATCTTCGATGCGTTTGCTCCCCGGAAAGAAGGGCAGAAGCGCACGTGGCTTGAGGGCTTTATTCATGAGCGCCGGGCGGTGTGCTTCTTTGAATCGCCGCACCGTATTGCGGCCACTTTGGAGCTTGCGGCGGAGGTGCTGGGTCCGCAGCGTCGGGCGGCGGTGTGTCGGGAACTTACTAAGACGTATGAGGAGGTCCGGCGCGGAACGTTGGCGGAACTTGCGCAGTGGGCGAGTGAGGCTCGCGGTGAGATTACTGTGGTGATTGACGGCGCTGATCCACACGCGGCTGAAGCCGACGAAGCGGACCTGGTGGCGTTGGCACTGGACAAGGCGGCCGCCGGTGTGCGGTTGAAGGCCGCGGTGAAGGAGATTGCGGCTCAGTATAAAGTGCCGACGCGCGAGTTGTACGACGCAGCCGTCGCAGCGCAGAAGGACCAGAAGGGCGACGGGGACTAG
- a CDS encoding dolichyl-phosphate-mannose--protein mannosyltransferase codes for MDASGTTPQFTAPAYISRKPLRTPWKRPDTLTFVILGLVAALSRYIGLGSAVASGTPVFDEKHYVPQGYDMVRSWINPLLGGIESNPGYGLVVHPPLGKRLLALGEFVFGYSPWGWRVMTALCGTLTILAIMALARELSQSWEIAAFAGIIAICDGVLLVSARFGMLDIFQVTFIVAAAWMLACDRNQVIDRFHDHVPGLPAGGWATYGGPRIGFRWWRFGAGIMLGAAMSVKWSGLYYIIFFLIASLVGDVLIRRRYGAPRPWSGMFARDCIPATASLAVLPGALYLWSWRSWFASETAVYRHATETGQVSADSWLRSLPLPDSLINWLYYHFSVLEFHSSLTTSGGHSHPWDSKPWSWLVAGRPVLYLSSTDVDCAVGTCRRMIYLFGTPIIWWLTIPILLWGLWRLIGRRDGRFAVPVVAFAAGFIPWLIGYDRQMYFFYATALVPFTIVLLALALGFVQGRGSVIPWRWLQRLAGGPMRWGTFAVIVYLGAVVAMFAAFSPILYGYLIPEAYYNQLMWLPSWR; via the coding sequence ATCGACGCCTCCGGCACGACACCCCAGTTCACAGCCCCGGCCTACATCTCCAGGAAGCCACTGCGCACCCCCTGGAAACGCCCGGACACCCTGACTTTTGTGATCCTGGGTCTCGTGGCAGCCTTAAGCCGCTACATCGGCCTGGGTTCTGCCGTCGCATCAGGGACGCCGGTATTCGATGAGAAACACTACGTCCCGCAGGGCTACGACATGGTCCGCAGCTGGATCAACCCCCTCCTCGGAGGCATCGAATCCAACCCGGGCTACGGCCTTGTTGTGCACCCGCCGCTGGGCAAACGCCTCCTGGCCTTGGGAGAATTTGTCTTCGGGTACAGCCCGTGGGGGTGGCGCGTCATGACGGCCCTCTGTGGAACGCTCACCATCCTGGCGATTATGGCCCTGGCCCGCGAGCTGTCTCAGTCATGGGAGATTGCAGCCTTCGCCGGCATCATCGCCATCTGCGACGGCGTCCTCCTCGTCAGCGCCCGCTTCGGAATGCTCGACATCTTCCAAGTCACCTTCATCGTTGCCGCAGCCTGGATGCTCGCCTGCGACCGAAACCAGGTTATTGACCGTTTCCACGACCATGTCCCCGGCCTGCCGGCTGGGGGCTGGGCTACCTACGGCGGGCCGCGCATCGGATTCCGCTGGTGGCGTTTCGGTGCCGGCATCATGCTCGGGGCGGCAATGTCCGTGAAATGGTCGGGGCTGTACTACATCATCTTCTTCCTCATCGCCTCACTCGTCGGCGACGTTCTGATTCGCCGACGCTACGGCGCACCCCGCCCGTGGTCGGGCATGTTCGCCCGGGACTGCATCCCCGCCACCGCTTCCCTTGCCGTGCTCCCCGGCGCGCTATACCTGTGGAGTTGGCGCTCCTGGTTCGCCTCAGAAACCGCGGTATACCGGCATGCAACCGAGACCGGGCAGGTCTCCGCAGACTCCTGGCTGCGGTCTCTTCCGCTTCCGGACTCGCTGATTAATTGGCTGTACTACCACTTCTCCGTCTTGGAGTTTCACTCTTCGTTGACAACCTCCGGCGGCCATTCGCACCCATGGGATTCCAAACCGTGGTCGTGGTTAGTTGCAGGCCGCCCGGTGCTGTATCTTTCTTCAACCGACGTGGACTGCGCCGTGGGAACCTGCCGGCGCATGATCTACCTTTTTGGCACCCCTATTATTTGGTGGCTGACCATCCCGATACTGCTGTGGGGTCTGTGGCGGCTCATCGGTCGCCGCGACGGGCGCTTCGCAGTCCCCGTAGTGGCGTTCGCGGCAGGTTTCATCCCCTGGCTGATTGGCTACGACCGGCAGATGTACTTCTTCTACGCCACCGCGCTGGTCCCGTTTACGATCGTTTTGCTTGCCCTAGCCTTAGGCTTCGTGCAGGGGCGCGGGAGCGTCATTCCGTGGCGGTGGCTCCAACGCCTCGCAGGTGGCCCCATGCGCTGGGGTACGTTCGCGGTGATCGTCTACCTCGGTGCGGTCGTCGCCATGTTTGCGGCGTTTAGCCCAATCCTTTACGGCTACCTGATTCCGGAGGCGTATTACAACCAATTAATGTGGCTGCCCAGCTGGCGTTAG